The genomic interval CAGTGAGCTGTCTCGCCCGCTGTGTTCCCGGAGCTGTCTGGACCTGCGCGACGCACCTCTACCGTGGGGACGATGTAGCGCTCGCCGCGGTCCAGGGCCTCCACCTGCCTCATGTCCTCCTCCGACAGACTGAAGTCGCACACCTGCAGGTTCTGCAGGATTCTGGACGGGGTGACGCTCTTGGGGACGCAGACCACGCCCCTCTGGACCTGCCACCTGCGGATCAGTCAAGACCTTCAGTCAAGGGGCAGGATCGTCCTGGTGGTCAGGCAGGGGTCGGCCTCCCATCTGAAACGTTCTGGGTTCGATGCcgcaatgtccacagtctacccgTAAGCATCCGTGACCAAGATGacccctaaccccaacctgatCCTAAACGACATGCATCTACAGTTCTGTCGGTCGTTTTAGACAACAGCGTCTGATCAATGACTTCTTAGGAACAGTGATGTCCTTCAGGGGGTGGCAGAGTACGTTAGGGGCTTGAATGTTTGACAGGGGTCACCAagctttttgaacctgagagctacttcatgggcactGAGTCATACGATGGGCACCCAGGtcgatacactcttctgaaataactcatctatgtgaagacatgttaattaattaagtcatgttaatgatttctcacaataattatcaacaatgacttaaaaaatgtgggaaagagttgttcaagaatgagtagtgctgtttttagaacaggcctggggcgcctcatgtggtccttgggGGCGCcatggtgcccgcgggcactgtgttggtgacccctggtctaaCCTGTAGGAATCCTTGGGGCAAGATGTCCTCCCACCCCTACCTTCAATAGGCTTGTCGTCGTGTAGGTGTGTGATCTTTACCTGAGCACCACTTGGGCGGCGGTCTTCTGGTACTTCTCTGCGATAGCCCCCAGTTTGGGGTCATCCAGCAGGCGTGGCTCGTCTGCTGAGGCCCAGGGCCGGTCGCCGCTGCCCAGGGGGCTGTAGGCCGTCATGCAGACCCCCACAGACCTGACACGGTACAGTCACGGTCTGCGTTAACCAATCAAGCCCTATTGTGCTACATGCAGAAAGGGGCCTTCTTTCCccagcagccatcttggatctAAACGCTAGCTGGGTGGGAGGAACTGAATGCGGAATTCCGCATTCAGTTCCTCCCACCCAGTTAGTGTTTagatccaagatggctgctAGCCAGGCGACTACGTGGAAGGTGTGGAGGaacgggactctctaaatcgacgccacttcgacctgggcgggactttacgtcctacgtcactcgctatgggtgtgcatgtgtgcgcgtagccgtcactcgcgatgggtgtgcatgcgAGAAACGTTTtggctagattctaaaaatatcaaaagatgcccaaagcaaatacctttaacccatagttgtgttgtatcaaattaaaaaagttTCATTGActacaaattgagcagaaatattttgcatacaaatctttaaatagtttaaccccattaagaaaaatacattcgtaTTCTCTCTTATTCCACAGAGGCAGGTGGGCTTGGGTTCTGTTTAGGGTGGTTCCTTAAGGTTTTGGACCTTTGGAttggttccatgttttgttttatgttaacactattcaacatccccacagcacactttccactgcccatatacataggctagtcaaaagaattgtgtgtttggtcagtagttcagttggttggtcacatatgttggtttgctgttcaggtttggtttgttgcattttgtttgggtatttccaacatggtaaagatggtttgttgttcccagtatttgttttgtctgtctgggttaagtttcctccgttctggctcggtcggtccttgtgattttggtactggttttctgtccaaaccatataatcccacattttctaatcttccatacgctacactaatccctctacagatttcatgatacttactttattctgataaataactttatcccttatcatgtgtggatcccgatctttgctctgacccgagaaagacagtaaagattcaatatgaatggcaaaataaggatgggattttatttgaacaataaaatatgtgttgggcaaattatagagaggctgagattatagatttcatattcaaaaggcgaaggggtgaaaaaatgtaagaaatatatttaagaaatataggcctactcaaagcccaaatcattgatatcataccctatccaataataaataaatttgaatttgaatggtaacctggtaacaattccgttaaatcctcgtcctcgttttgaacgtctcactcatggccgatcagtgtgttctttctgattagctcttaattgagatcatctgtcacgcacccctttattaaaggtgaacacaatgggtttgttttacttttcgcatcggcctgtgtcaatcgaggttgagtttagtgagggttgaaagttttcgatctagattgcagatcactattgtcactttatacaaactgaaagtatgcgttgttgcgtgtttgtttttgtgggcatttgactgaacagcccagacaaatattgctaccaacatggcacttcgaaacagaccaccgcagtgagtaaaagttattttcctttattaaatgttgacgtttttgggctgtctcctcggacacaagccatcagtatccctgctctttgcaccttgacatgcatgtcaccgctgtttgttaacctagctttgctgatttgtatcttgtgatgtgtgtgtgtttttcttaacaggtgttagatgactgatgagatctatgggggggccccctttgggcccccccataccaacttagtcttcaaaggaatctagtgccatgggactccagtgtcttcaaaacctcctcggaatacatgtgtatgaatggtccaccgaagggttgatctggaagccaccacggtccatgcagtaatctgctgcgtgggccgtagtggcttccagagccatctttcggtcttggtcaggatttgttagttgcccttcaatgtagcaggctacgggtttctgaagaagcctgctttacgtagcattggagtacaaatattgtgcaaaatgctcatgtaattgcactagcactggtaacctgtagattagcttagtttaacatCATTCCGTGCtgtctctgtcaaatgtgtggcttactttaagtccacaaggccctctggtaaaccacgttggaacacccctggacaaggtgattagtcactgggtgtgtgctaaagttttgttccatttttcactaggttaaggtttggtagaattgtttggatgctagcgacgtgatggcgtatgtacaagagcctaccgtggccaggcctcagttgcgacggccacggccagatggcctagtgtgagtgcaaccttgattgcatttgtatactgtttaccattggatgtttatgcaatttggcttaattcatccgctgtaaagctgcatttgactattccagggtcgttttgtacaggctttcaattgaccatgttgactagcttgtgggaagttttttttttttttttttttttttttttaccctcgcttacaatccaacggttgcgaccacttatgcaactgggctgtgaaccttgcaattctagttgcatatttgtacacgcaagcttgtccacttctatcgccatcactagcttcagcatttccttgtaggccattagctgacttgtgtattggagcgatgatttgggtattttaagatgcttgaaaacctaaaataaagcaaaatgcgtgtctggtgtgcaagagccaatttgttggcttgcagtagtcgaggagttgccgtaggtcataagccatctggaggttgtggcaatggaggcttgtggtagatctgccattcaagaaaggttaattcttctgaagcatgattaatagtttagtaaattgaatctattcatatagaactataaaatccaagactgcagccagtaacttgaatcgcaatatgtggaaagtattagtcttcatttTGTAACagactaactgggtttcttccattttctaactagggggacttgactggtgagtctactggattaatcagtagcggtactttgcccaacagatttgatggcatgactacagggtgacaaagacaattattacctgcctatcaaaagagacttctaaaacatatctgctagaacagttcctatattttttgtataatttggtcatgctgcaaatttacttttcgtagttgctccatatttagttctttgacagcctcacctgctagaaaagtctattcaaatcggctaaatataatgaactaaattaatagccataaaatgttgtcactcatactaatggcaaataccctctttcagttggtggttcaacactgatgtctctctaggcttgagggagagctcacaagtaaattacacgaatgtcctggagcaattaggaatacacttttatttagtctacctgaccagggacatcgttgaactataggtcacctaacccaaattTTTCACTCTTGTTAAGTTGtcattttctcttgttttaacccgaaagggctgaaaatatcaacatttcaggtattctgtttggataatgtgaaaaacttgtggcttcactaataaaaaaattaacgaatgtatttttcttaatgtggttaaactatgtAAAGATTTGtctgcaaaatatttctgctcaatttgtggtcaatgaaacttgtttaatttgatgaaacacaactatgggttaaaggtatttgctttgggcatcttttgatattttagaatctagccaaaacctttctcacatgcacacccatcgcgagtgacggctacgcgcacacatgcacacccatagcgagtgacgtaggacgtaaagtcccgcccaggtcgaagtggcgtcgatttagagagtcccgtgGAGGGACGTGTCGCACTGACCGGCAGTGAGACAGCAGGCTGGCCTGTGATAAATACGGATGGCACTCCACCTACACAGGGGGTGGGAGACAACGACCAAACAATTCAGCCACATGCTTCCTTACTCACAGAACAACACTCTCCTATTCTTACTGCTCTATATCTATGGATGTTCCGATCCCATCTTCcctttcccgataacgatgagattcctgaacttgagcATCGGCCGATACCTAGTAGGCTATATTATAGGCCTACAGATGCAGCATTTAGCATCGTAACTATTAGCACTtattcttattgaagggttctcttaacTGACAGTGATGCATAGATGTACGTTCACTTACTGtcaacatttctttttttcaaaacgatatcatttatatttataatctgTAATAATCCTATATTCTTATTTCTCTAGGTAAGCGTCGATGCATCGATTGTTTTCCGACCTCCGACCGATAACGAAGTGGAAAATCCCCATTAAATCACAATGTCTCTAGTTTTCACCAGCTCTTGGTCTGGGTTT from Gadus morhua chromosome 11, gadMor3.0, whole genome shotgun sequence carries:
- the LOC115554169 gene encoding aldo-keto reductase family 1 member A1-A, whose translation is MAFQRGEELMPRRADGTVCYSDTHYLETWRAMEALVDQGLVRAIGLSNFSARQMDDVIAAARHRPAVNQVECHPYLSQASLLSHCRSVGVCMTAYSPLGSGDRPWASADEPRLLDDPKLGAIAEKYQKTAAQVVLRWQVQRGVVCVPKSVTPSRILQNLQVCDFSLSEEDMRQVEALDRGERYIVPTVERDGQRVWRDAEHPHFPFHDAF